The nucleotide window TGACGGGCACACCGCGAAGCTCAAAGTGTGGTCCGCGGAAGGCGTCGAAGAGCCGGAGCGACCGCCCGTCCGCCTCCGTGCAGAGCGCGTCGGGGGCGCGGTCGCCGGCCCGCAGCGCGTCGTCCGGCAGGTCTTCCCGGCGGTCCTCGGAGAGCGGCCCGCCGCGGTAGCCGATGTCGAGTTGGTGGGTCTCGGCGCCGCGCCGGCGCCCCCAGGTCCCCTGCCGTTGCTGGGTGCGGCCGTGCAGCCGGGTGCTGAGGCTGAGTACACCGGTGGCCATCGCGGCCCTCAGCCGCCAAGCCGGTGCCGGTGTTCCCCGCCGCAGGCCCTACGCGTCGACCGCGGCGGGGTCGAGGGAGTCGACGTCCTCCATGAAGCTCAGCATCCGGGCGTTGACGATGTCGGGGTGGTCGATCTGCGGTCCGTGGCCGGTCGCGGCGATGATCTCGGCGCGGGCCCCGGGGATCAGGCGCGGCACCCGCTCCAGCTGCCGCTGCGGGTGTACCAGCAGGCTGCGCTTGCCCATGATGAGGTAGAGCGGGGTCCGGATGGAGCGCAGTGCGTCCTCGGTCAGCGGCAGCGGTGCGGGGCGGCGGGTCCGGAACGCGCGGGCGCCCGCCTGGATCCACTTCCGCACCTCGGGAACGGCGATGACCGGCTGCTCCAGCCAGGAGGCGAGGCGCGGGCGCAGCGCTTTGGGGGCGAAGCTGGCGAAGAGGCTCACGAAGACCCAGGCGAAGAAGCGCAGGCCCACCTTCTCCAGGCCGCCCGGGTCGAGGGCGGTGACCGAGGCGAGCCGCCCGGGCCGGCGGTGCGCCTGGTTGAGCACCAGCCAGCCGCCGTAGGACGAGCCGACGAGGTGGACCTGGTCGAGGCCGAGCGCCTCGAGGGCCTCGTCCATCCACTGCGCGGCACGCGCGGGCTGCCACATGGGCTCGCGGTGGACGCTGCGCCCGGCGTCGCCGGGGGTGTCGAGCGCGTAGACGGGCCGTTCGGCGCTGAGCGCGGGGGTGTTGGGGTACCACATCGCCGAGCAGTAGCCCGCGCCTTGGATGAGGACCACCGGAGTGCGGGACTCGGCTGCCGGGTCCGTGGGGCCGTACCGGTAGACGTGCGTGGTGCCGAAGCTGGTCTCGACGTCCGTCTCGGAACGTGCGGCTGCGCCCTTCGCGTAGACGGCGTCGCAGGCGGCGAAGTAGCGGTCGCGCAGGGTGTCGTTGACGTAGCGGCCGACGTCGCGGCGCACACGGTTCGTGTTCTCGGGCACGGGCACCTCCGGGAAGATCCGGTCGTCGTGATACGACCGTACCATGACAATGATACGGCGGTACCATAAAGAGGTGCGGGGGGAGCCGGACCGCACACCCCATACCGACGGGCGGAGACACCAGCACATGCCGAAGCGCGTGAACCACGAGGAACGGCGCGCCCAGATCGCCGAGGCGCTCATCCAGGTCGCGGGGCGTCGAGGACTGCACGCCGTCGGCATGCGCGACGTGGCCGCAGAGGCCGGCGTGTCACTCCGGCTCGTGCAGTACTACTTCGAGACCAAGGAGAAGCTGCTCTTCTACGGGCTCCAGCACCTGACCGACCGCTTCACCGCGCGGGTGGGCGCCCGCCTCCGCGCCGCCGGTCCGAACCCGGGCCCCCGCGCGACCATCGAGGCGCTGCTGCTGGCCTCTCTCCCGACCGACGAGGAGAGCCGCACCTTCCACCTCCTCTACAGCTCCTACTCGATCCTGTCCGTGACCGACGAGGCGCTGGCCGCCCAGCCCTTCATCGACAACCCCGACGCCGCGGAGAACGCCCTGACCGGGCTGCTCGAACAGGCCCAGGCGTCAGGTCTGGCCGATCCCGGTATCGCCGCGCGCACGGAGGCGATCAGCCTGCTGGCAATGGCGGCGACCATGGGCACCAGCATCCTCGTGGGCCAGCGGAGCCCGGAGTCGGCCATCGCGGTACTGCATCACCACCTGGACCGGATCTTCACGACCGCCGAGACGCAGGCGGCCGGGGAGGGGCCCATCTGACGTGCCGGTGGCGGAGCAGCACGGTCGGACCATCATGGACCGTGGTCTACCGCTCCTGTGGGCACGATCGGGGCACTGGTCGCTCCCTGCACCAGCGGGCGCAGCATCCGCTGCACCATGCGCGTCCAACTGCCCGGCGGACGCGGCGTGGAGGACGTCCGAGACGCCCATCAGACCACCGTGTGGGTACAGGCTGCCTCAGCGGACGGTGGGGACCGGCGCGGCGTCACCCTGCGGGAAGTCGAGGGTGGCCCACTTGCCGCCGGCGACCAGGGCGGCGAAGCGGTGCAGGCGCCCGTCGGCGTCGATCCAGTAGCGGGTGCGGCGTTCGTCGGATCCGGTGGCGGTGCCCGGTGCGGGCGGGGCGGTGTCGCGGGAGTCGGGCGGCCTGGGGCCGGCGATGACGGTGACGGGGGTGCCGTTCAGCCGTTCGCTGCGCAGCCGGCTCGCGCCTCCCTGGCGCAGCAGTTGGGCGTTCTCCGGGCGGTCCGTGCCCAGGGAGAGAGCCAGCAGCAGTACGGCGTCGATGGGGTTGGTGCGGGGATCGAGGGGGCGGTGCTGCCAGCCGGAGCGTGGTGGCCTGGCAGGCAGTCGGCCGTTGGCGGTGGGGTGGAGCCAGGCGCTGCGGACGTCCCAGCGCACGAGGATGTTCTGGCGCTGTCCGGGGACGAGGACGCGGGCGTAGCCGGTGTGTGTGTTCCAGTCGACGCGGCCGGTGAGTTGCACGGTGCGTCCGGCGGCGGGGACGGCGGCACGGATCTGGCCGCGTACGCGCTGGTAGTTGAGGAATCGTACGGTGGACAGCAGCTCGGCCTCGGATGTGGTGAGCGGACGCGGGCCCCCTGCCGCCCGCTCGCCCCGGCCGTCGCCTCCGCCGCATGCGGTCAGGACGAGGGCGAGTCCGGCCGCGCCCGTGGCGAGCAGGTCACGGCGCCGCATCACGAGCCGCTCCGGCTGTGGGCGGCGAGCAGATCGCGACCCGGCAGGGGGACGCGGTCCGCGTCGACGGGACCGGGCAGGCCGGTGGCGGCGCGTACCGGGGCGGTGGCGCCGCCGGGCATCTGAGGCTGGTTCGGGGGCTCGGGCACCCTACGGAAGGGGATACCGGCGGGTGCGGCCGGCCGCGTGAGCGGTGCCGCGGACGTCATCACCGGGCCGTGGGCGTCGGTGGAGCACTGCGGCTGGGTGGCGAGGTCCTTGGGGGCCGTGGTGGACAGGGCGTTGTCCGTGAGGCAGTTGCCCCTGCCGGGGGCGCGATCGCTGGCCGCGTACACGGCATCGACTCCATTGCTGTGGAAGGTGTTCGCGGTGATCGCGTTGCCGGTCGGCGGGACGTCCTCGGCGGACATGAGGACCAGTCCGGCGCGCGGGTTCCCCTCGATCCAGTTGTTGCGCACGGAGTTGCGCTGGCCGCCCGCGATGCCGATGCCGATGCCGAAGCCGCCGTCGGCCTGCTGGGGCGTCTTCGGCTCGGCGTTGTCGGCGACGAGATTGCCCGCCACGACGGCGCCGTGCTGAGGCACGAACGCTTCCAGATAGTCGGAGTTGACGGTCATTCCCACGCGGTTGTGGGTGAAGCGGTTGCGCAGTACCCACATCTTCTCGCTGGCGTTGGTGCCCTCGTAGCCGACGGCGTTGTACTCGGCGACGTTGTCGCTCACCACGACGTTGCACGGCCTGCACTGGCCGACGTACAAGCCCGAATCGGCCCCGCCGGAGGTGTGATCGTGGTCCAGCCGCCCGTTCTGCGCGTTGAAGGCGTAGATGCCGTAGAGGCCGTTGTGGGCGGAGGTCACATAGCTGACCCGGAAGCCTTGCAGCGGCGGGAACTTCTCGGGGTCCAGGTGCTCGTATCCGTTGCTGCCGCGGGCCAGGCCCTGCCCGTCCTGAGCCATGCCGGTCACCAGCACGCCGTTGAGCAGGTGGTCGCGGACGGTGAGGTTCTCCACCGCCACGCCGGAGCCGGTCACCACGATGCCGTTGTGCCGCCGGCCCTGCCCGTCGATGATCACGCGGTTGCGGTCGGTGCCGCGCAGCACGATGCGGTCGGCGGGGATCCGCACGGTCTCGTGGTAGACGCCGGGCGAGACCAGGACCAGGTCACCGGGCCGGGCGCGTCCGACGGCCGCGCTGATCGTACGGGCGTCCTGCGGCACCCGGATGGTCTGTGGCGCAGGGGCCTTGGCGGCGCCATCTTCCTCGTCGGACGGTGCACAACCCCCCGCCGCGAGAAGCATGCCGATCAGGCAGATGAACAGGGTGATGCGGCCTCGGAACACGATTCCCCTTCAGCGGTTTCTCGAACGGCAGCATGGGGAGAATTGCTGACAATTGCCCCTCAATACTGGCAAGATGGAGTAATGGATCAGTTACGTGGCGTACCCCGCAGGGGGCTGCTCATGGGGGGTGCGCTGGCCGCGGTGTCCTCTCTGGCGGCCTGCCAGGCCGAGGACCTTCGCCCTGAACAGAAGCCCGGTGGTGACGCTCCCCACCCACTGTCGCCGGTGAGGCCAACAGGGCCCACACAAGCGGGCGTTGACAGACCTGGCACGCCACAGGAACACCTCGGTGTCGTGGTGCTCGACCTCGCCCCGGCCCACGAGGGCGTCGAAGTGTCCAAGGCCATCGCAGACCTGGGCCGGTCCGTGCAGCGGGTAACCACGGGCAACCATCCCCGTATGGCCGGTCTGGCCCCGGGCGATGTGACCGTGACGGTCGGCATCGGGCCCCGCCTCGTCTCCGGCGCAGGGCGCAACCTGC belongs to Streptomyces sp. NBC_01454 and includes:
- a CDS encoding alpha/beta fold hydrolase: MPENTNRVRRDVGRYVNDTLRDRYFAACDAVYAKGAAARSETDVETSFGTTHVYRYGPTDPAAESRTPVVLIQGAGYCSAMWYPNTPALSAERPVYALDTPGDAGRSVHREPMWQPARAAQWMDEALEALGLDQVHLVGSSYGGWLVLNQAHRRPGRLASVTALDPGGLEKVGLRFFAWVFVSLFASFAPKALRPRLASWLEQPVIAVPEVRKWIQAGARAFRTRRPAPLPLTEDALRSIRTPLYLIMGKRSLLVHPQRQLERVPRLIPGARAEIIAATGHGPQIDHPDIVNARMLSFMEDVDSLDPAAVDA
- a CDS encoding TetR/AcrR family transcriptional regulator; the encoded protein is MPKRVNHEERRAQIAEALIQVAGRRGLHAVGMRDVAAEAGVSLRLVQYYFETKEKLLFYGLQHLTDRFTARVGARLRAAGPNPGPRATIEALLLASLPTDEESRTFHLLYSSYSILSVTDEALAAQPFIDNPDAAENALTGLLEQAQASGLADPGIAARTEAISLLAMAATMGTSILVGQRSPESAIAVLHHHLDRIFTTAETQAAGEGPI
- a CDS encoding right-handed parallel beta-helix repeat-containing protein encodes the protein MFRGRITLFICLIGMLLAAGGCAPSDEEDGAAKAPAPQTIRVPQDARTISAAVGRARPGDLVLVSPGVYHETVRIPADRIVLRGTDRNRVIIDGQGRRHNGIVVTGSGVAVENLTVRDHLLNGVLVTGMAQDGQGLARGSNGYEHLDPEKFPPLQGFRVSYVTSAHNGLYGIYAFNAQNGRLDHDHTSGGADSGLYVGQCRPCNVVVSDNVAEYNAVGYEGTNASEKMWVLRNRFTHNRVGMTVNSDYLEAFVPQHGAVVAGNLVADNAEPKTPQQADGGFGIGIGIAGGQRNSVRNNWIEGNPRAGLVLMSAEDVPPTGNAITANTFHSNGVDAVYAASDRAPGRGNCLTDNALSTTAPKDLATQPQCSTDAHGPVMTSAAPLTRPAAPAGIPFRRVPEPPNQPQMPGGATAPVRAATGLPGPVDADRVPLPGRDLLAAHSRSGS